In one window of Mytilus trossulus isolate FHL-02 chromosome 7, PNRI_Mtr1.1.1.hap1, whole genome shotgun sequence DNA:
- the LOC134727198 gene encoding D-galactoside-specific lectin-like: MLKTTKMRLDAVVNIVVLFILNNCFAARNGASHVIICEDSTSTLACNVNHTLHIRAAMFGRSMLSVCSDNETELCQTPDALHIVQALCEGKLQCRIPATKVLFGDSCGNIMSYVEVSYTCQYITNNSVSDFILTNNKAVTLGSSNNLVIAVGILATLFTVATLTLAMIGIKV; encoded by the exons atgttaaaaacaacaaaaatgcgTTTGGATGCGGTAGTAAATATtgttgtgttgtttattttaaacaattgctTTGCTGCTCGAAATG GAGCATCACATGTTATTATATGTGAAGACAGTACATCAACCTTAGCATGTAACGTGAATCACACGCTTCACATTAGGGCGGCCATGTTTGGTAGGTCAATGCTGTCAGTGTGCTCGGACAACGAAACAGAACTTTGCCAAACACCAGATGCACTTCATATAGTACAAGCGTTGTGTGAGGGAAAACTACAGTGTCGTATACCTGCAACCAAAGTCCTATTTGGAGATTCGTGTGGAAACATCATGAGCTATGTCGAAGTATCCTACACATGTCAATATATAACAAATA attccGTCTCAGATTTCATATTAACAAACAACAAAGCTGTAACTTTAGGTTCTTCAAATAACT TGGTTATAGCCGTCGGTATCCTTGCAACTCTCTTTACTGTAGCAACACTAACCCTTGCGATGATTGGAATAAAAGTGTAA